Genomic DNA from Fimbriimonas ginsengisoli Gsoil 348:
GCGACCTGGCGAACGTTGGCCGACGGATCTTTCAGCGCCGCCAAGACCTGGTCCTGAGCGACGCCGCGCAAGGCGACGAACGCCTTCACCGCGACCTCTTTCTCGATCCAGTTCGTATCCCCTCGCAGCCGGTCCAGAATGAGGGGCGCCGCGGCCGCATCGCCGGACATGCCGAGCGCCTCGATCGCCGCCACCCTTACGCTTGGCTCGCTGTCGGAGAGCCGCCCTGCGAACACGTTGGCGCTCGCCGGGCCGAGCCGGGCTCGTGCCCGCAACGCCTGCCGCCGCACGATCGGGTTTTCGTCGTCGATATCTTTCTCGACTTCGCTTGGCTCAGGCTTGATCTCATGGCGGACGATCCTGGCCAACGCCTCCGAACGGTCTTTCCAGTCCCCCGCCCTTACCCCGGCCGCGGGGACCGCCTTCAGGTTATGACGTAGCATCTGCTGCCCAGGGGCGCCCCACCCGGTAAGGTGCGCCCCTTCGGCGACGAGCGCCTGCATATCGGGCGAGAAGGGGCGATCGGTCAACAGAGTTACCGAGATCGACTCCGACTTGCGGAACGGAAGCGCCTTGCGGACGAGCGCCTTGCCCGCATCCGCGGTACCGCCCATGACGCATAGCTCGTCGATGCTCCCTTCCTGCAACCAACGTTGCCAGTCCATCGTCGCGCCCACCGCGACCCGTCCGCCGCTGAGAGGCCACTCTTGCGGAAGGTTCGGGTTTGCCGCGCTCAGAGCCACGGTCAGTTTTTTCCCTTTGGCGTGAAACGCCTTGGAGAGCTCCCTGAAGAACTGGGAAACATACTCCCCCTTGAGATCGCGCCATTTCTGGACGTCGAACGTTTCTTTCCTTGGGTCGACGCCATACCTCTGCTTGAACTCCGCCACCGCTTCGTCGCTATAACCGAATTCGTCCGGGAAGCGGGTGGCGTAGTTCTCCATGTAGGTGTAGAAGAAGAGCCCGTCGTACCCGCCGTTGACCGCTTGATCTGTAAAGCGCTTTACCAAATACGCCCGCGCCGCCGGAATCGAGAGCTCGTAGGGTCCCGGCTGACGCCGCTCGCCGAACCGGTCGATCGGCTTCCACTCCGGATGGGAAGCGAGCGTTGCGTCTTCCACCCCGTAAGGCAGCGTGTCCCAGTACTCGGCTTCAGGTGACGCACCGAAGTCGAACAGGGAAGCCATCATATACAGTTGCACCCCTCGCCGGTGCGCCTCCTGAACCGCGATCCGGTTGACCCCTACCGTGTCGTAGAGGTACCTCTCCCACACGGAGTAGAACTCGAAACGAGAAGGATTCTCCTTTCGATGGATTCCCAAGTTGACGTAATTCTCGCCCTGAGCCCCTCGCCAGAACACCTTGGAGACTTTCTGTACGTTGGCAATCCGCTCGAAGAAGGAGGCGATGGTCGCATTGCTGTCGAGCGGTTCCCAAATCGGATCGTAGTGGGAGTCCGGCACGCTCACGTACATCGACAACGTGCCCGGCACGGCATCCTGGTGTTTGGGAGCTCGGTGCGGAGGCGTTCCGTGGGCGAGCATTAGCGCCCAGAATCCGGCGATTCCCGTGAGGGCCACGCTGCAGCGAATCATGTTGTTTGAGCTCACCGATCGTCCTTTCATTGCAATCCTCTCCTGGAGCTGAGCAATCCTGGCAAGGCCGCCGGCCGATCGCGCCATGAAATAGCTAGCGGTTCGACGGAGGGTTTGCCTGGGGTGTTCTTCTTCTACGTAGCCTACGGGTTATAGCCCCGCCGTAACGGTAAAACAACCAGGTAAGAACGGGCGTTCCTGCGAAACCGCCTCATCCGCGAGAAATTTCGCTCGGTTGGCGAGAGGGTGGGCAGAATGGAGTACGACCGCGCAAGACGCGGCGCTCACTAGGTAGATTTTCTGTCGCAAGGGGCCTACCCGCCTTCGCTTGTCGCCGATGCTGTTCAATTCGATCGTCTTTGCCGTCTTCGCGGTCGTTTTCTTTTCGGTCTGGTGGCTTGTTAAGTGGCGTCCAACCGCCCGGTACCTGACGATCATCGGGTTCAGCTTCTTCTTTTACGCTTACGACACCCCCTGGTGGCTGCTGCTCCTCATGGGCACGGCGATCCTGGACTATTTCGCGGGACTCGGCATTCTCAGCCGCCCCCATCTCAAACGGTTGTGGGTAACCCTCTCGCTCAGCGGGAATCTGGGCCTGCTTCTCTTCTTCAAGTATCAGTTCTTCATTGGGAAGAACCTATCCCACGTTCTCCAACTCTCCGGTCTCAACCTGGATATCCCGGTGCGGCAACTGGCGCTGCCGATCGGCATCAGCTTCTATACGTTCCAGTCGATGAGTTACACCATCGGCGCGTACCGAGGCATCCTCACGCCGACCCGCAACATCCTCCACTTCTTCGCGTACGTCTCGCTCTGGCCCCAGCTCGTGGCCGGTCCCATCGAGAAGGCCGCCCACCTATTGCCTCAGGTGGCCAATCCGAAACCGCTAGAGGACTCGGATGTCTGGGAAGCGATGCTCCTTATCGTGCGTGGCTTCTTCAAGAAGATGGTCATCGCGGACAACCTGGCGCCCGCCGTCAACGCTGCGTTCGGGGCCACCTCGTTTGTCTCGTCGGCTCCGCACTGGTGGCTGATCTCCATCATGTTCGCGCTCCAGATCTACGGCGATTTCAGCGGATACACCGACATCGCCCGCGGATTTGCGAAGCTGATGGGACTGGAGTTCGCGCTGAATTTTAACCATCCCTATGGAGCGAGGTCCGTTCAGGACTTCTGGCGTAAGTGGCATATCTCGCTCTCCACGTGGTTCCGCGATTACCTTTACATCCCGCTCGGCGGCAATCGCGGCTCGACATGGCAGGGGGTCCGCAATATGTGGATCACGATGCTCGTCAGCGGCATTTGGCACGGCGCCGCCTGGACATTCCTCATCTGGGGAGCGCTCCACGCGACCTACCTCACCGTCGAGCGATTTACCGATTGGCCGAAGAAGCTCGCCACGAAGCCGGGCGGAAAGCATCTTGCCGCCGTTCTCGTCTTCGGCCTCGTCACCATCGCCTGGGTCTTCTTCCGGTCGAACTCGACGCATCAGGCGTTCAGCATCGTCGCGACGATGCTGAATCCGTTGCGAATGAGCCTCGCCCCTCTCAAAGCCGTTGATCCCTCCACGTACTTCTTCCTGCTGCTCGCCATTGCCATGGTGCTTAACAGCTACTTCGGCTGGCTACGGAACCTGTACGCGAACAACTCGACGGTAAGGAACCTTCGCCCGGTCTTCGTCGCTCTCCTCATCATGGTTTGCATCTTCTGGCGCGGTCCGGGAGGCGCCTTCATCTACTTCCAGTTCTGAGCCAACCACCATGGACCGACGCGTTACTCAAGCTCTCCTTGTCGCCGCCGTCATTTGCCCGGTGTACGGCCTTATGGCTGGCAAAATCGACAAAGCGCCCCGGGAGGTGACTAATTTCTGGGTTCGCAAGATGCGCCTTTCCGGCGTGGCCGATGTCGTTTTCATCGGAGACTCTCGGGTGAACCGAGGCATCTCGCCGGCGGTCGCCCAGGAAGTGCTGCCCGGACTGCGAATCGAGAACTTCGGTTTCAGCGGCCAAGGGGTCACCCAGCCCTACTTGGATCGGGCTCGCACGGTGGTCGACCCGAACAGCAAGGTTCGCGCCCTCGTCATCGGGGTAACCCCCCGCATGTTCACCGCCGCCGCCATCAAGCTGAGCGAGTACGACAAGTGGGCGAAGATGCGGGAAGTCGACTACTACCTGCAGGACATCGGAAGCGGCGTTAACTACTTCTTCACGCCGGAAGATCCGGTCAAGTTATTTGGCCGTGCCCTCAGCTCCTCCGCACCCCGCTACACGCAATGGTTCGAACCGGGTGGCTGGATGCCGGCGACTCGCTCGACCTTCGACACGAAGAGTGCGGAAGCGGAATACCGGACCCATTTTGCTCGCGGCGGGGCGCTACCGGAGGCGATCGACCGCTTGGTCGCATTCGTTGCCCATGCCAAAGCGGATGGTTTCAAAGTGTTTCTCTTCCGTCCGCCGATTTCACCGCAGGTCCGCGCGATCGAGGACGAGATGGGCCAGTTCGACGAAGCCGCCTTGCGCTCTAGAGTCGAGGCCGCCGGCGCGGTGTGGCTCCCCACCCGTCAAGGCGCCTACCAAACGTTCGACGGCCACCACCTAGATCGAAGCGCTGCCGAAACCTTTACCCGAGACCTTGCAACCGAACTAAAGCCCTACCTCTCTACCCGATAGCCATCGGTTTTTTGGGACTCCCCCGTGTTTCGGTTAGGCTGATGTCGCCGCTTTCAGGGCTCGGAGGGCTTGTCGGCCTCTTTACCAGGGTTCCGCTGCGCTTACCCTAGTAAGTTCTAGGAGGTCGCGCTTTCAGCGCTGAGAGGGATTGGTGGGCTCTTTACAAGGGGTTCCGCTGTGCTACACCCTTCGGGTTGAGATGTCGCCCCCTTGGGGGCTCGGGTAGGAACGGCGTTTAGAGCCAGCCGAAAACCCGCTCCCGCGCGGTCATCTCGTTAGGCTTGATCTTCTGACCCGGGAACTGACCGATCACCACTGAATTGGACGGAACGTCCTTGTCGATAAGGAACGAGTTCGCCCCAAACACCACCTCGTCTCCGATTTGGCATCCCCCCAAGCAGCTCGACTTGGCATAAAAAACCACGCCGTCCCCGAACGTCGGATAGCCGCTCTCGGTCGCTCCGATGGCGCAGTTCTGGTAGGTGACGAAGTAGTTCCCGTACTTGGCGTTCCCCAGCACGGTGCCGACCGGATGGACGAACAGAAAGGTCTCCGGAAGACCGATCCCGTAGAATGCGTCGACCCCGTGAAGCGCCTTGTTCAAGATGAAAAGCTTCGCCGCTACATTCTCATCCCCCGCCCGGTACACGGTATTGGAGACCAGGTACAGGAACATTGCCCAATGATCCGAGTGGAGGTGGCTGAAGAGGATGTCGTTCCCCTCCCGGTAATACTTCTTGTTGATATTTCGGAAGCAGTCGTGAACCCGAGTCACCGCTTCCGCCACCCTCGGCCTTAGCGACTCGACAGTTAGCTCATCGCCATCGGGTACCAGGTGATTCGCTTGGCGGACAAGGAACGCCGTGAGAGAATCGTTGTCCAGCGTAGGGCGAAAGATCAACATCGCCCGATTATGGCGGCAAGACCGCCATAATCTCCTAAGCCCGATGAGTATGCCAAGTACCTTTCCGCCGCTTTCCACCGAGCCAAACGAGAAACCGACGCCGGAAGGGAAGGGCCGTTGAGTCGCCGGATCTGGGTCGTTTCCGAACTCTACTATCCGGAACGAACCTCGACCGGACGGGTACTCACCGCCACCGCGGAGGCGCTGGCCCGTACCGAAGAGGTTCACGTCCTCTGCGCCCAGCCCACGTACGACGCCAAAGGGGTGCGAGCCCTGAAGCGGGAGACCCATAACGGCGCGAAGATCGTCCGGTGCTCCAGCACGACGTTTCCCCGGACCGTATTGCCGCTGAGGGCCATCAACGCGCTCTCGCTCACCCTGTCCACCTTCTTCCACGCCCTTTTCGGGGTGAAGAGGGGAGACGTGGTCTTGGTGGTGACGAACCCGCCGACCTTGCCGTTTATCGTCCAGCTCGCTTGCCGGCTGAAAGGAGCTCCGTGCGTGCTGCTCGTTCACGACGTCTATCCGGAGAGTCTGGCGCGGGCGGGCCTCACGTCGGAAGAAGGGTTCGCTTACCGTCTTATCGACAAGATGTCGGCCAAGCTTATCTCGCGGATGCGGCGGGTTATCGTCCTTGGTCGAGATGTTCCCCCGCTGCTCGAGGCGAGGTTGAAGCGGTATGGAAAGAACGTTCCGCCGATGGATCTCGTGCCGAACTATGGTGATGTCGACGAGGTTCAACCAATGCCGCGGGTCGGGAACCGGATCCTTGCGGAGCTCGGCGTAGCCGACCGCTTCGTGATCCAATATGCGGGCAACATGGGCCGAACCCACGGGCTTCAGAACGTCTTGACCGTCCTCGAACGGCTTCGTGAGGATCCCAGAGCGTTCTTCCTTTTTGTCGGCTCCGGTGCCTTTAAGAAGAGGTTGGAGGATGAGGTTCGCGAACATAAGTGGTCAAACGTCGCCGTCTCGAGCTACCGCCCCATCGAGGAGCTTTCGGAATCGTTGGCCGCGTGCGACGTCGCCCTCATCACTTTCGCCGCCAATATGGAGGGAGTGTCGGTCCCGAGCCGGATGTACAACGTCATGGCCTCGGCCAGGACGATTATTGGGGTTTGCGGAGAAGAATCCGAGCTGGGTCTTGTCATTCGTGAGCACCGAATCGGCTGGATCGCAAAGCCAGACGATCCCGAATCGTTGATCCAAACCATTGCTGAGGCGATGGCGACTTCCGCTGAAGAGCGGGAGGCAATGGGTCGTCGAGCCCGCGAAGCGGTCGAGCGACTCTACACTCCCGAGCACACCTTTTCAAAAACGGCCGAGAGCCTTAGGGCGGCGGTTTGAGAATTCTCCTCACCGGAGCGACCGGTTTTGTAGGCCGGGCCTGCGTCGAGCGGCTCGCCGGCCACGACCTTGTGGCGGCCGTGCGCGGCGGGTCCGAGTCGAAACCGTTGGCCGCCTCTCTCCGCGCCGTCGAGGTCGGAGACATCGGACCGACGACGGATTGGGCGGAGGCATTGGTGGGAGTGGACGCCGTGCTCCACGTCGCCGGCCGAGCCCATGTGCTGCGCGAACCGGATGCCGACGCGATATCCCGATTCCGAGCCGTGAATACGGAGGGAACGCGGGTACTGGCCGAGGCGGCGGCGAGGGCGGGCGTTCGACGCTTCGTATTCGTCAGCTCGATCGGCGTTCATGGCCGGGGTCAAGCCGCCGACTACAAGGGGCCCGGATATTCGCCGGCCGACGAACCGGCGCCGCGAGACGATTACGCGGTGAGCAAGCTGGAGGCGGAGCGGATACTGCTGCCTATGAAGGAAATCGGTCCCGTGGTGGTGCGACCTCCGCTGGTGTACGGACCGAACGTACCGGGGAACCTCCGCACTCTGCTCGGTTTGATCCGGCGGGGGTTGCCGCTGCCATTCCAAGGCGTGCGCAACCGTCGGAGCATGATCGGAGTGCGAAACCTGGCCGATCTCCTGGCCATCACTCTCGAACATCCAAGCGCGGCGGGTGAAATCTTTAACGTCGCCGACGCCGACGAAGTGTCGACGCCGGAAATCGTCCGCGCGCTCGCCACTGGGCTAGGACGACCGGCTAGACTGTTTCCGCTGCCGAGCGGGCTCGTGGGGGGGCTGGCTCGGCTCGCGCGGAAAGAGAAAATGTACGAGCAGCTTTTCGGCAGCTTTGTGGTCGACGGTTCCCGAGCCCGCGATCTTCTCGCGTGGACGCCGCCTCAATCGATCCAAGACGGATTGGTTGAGTGTGGCCGAAGCTACGCCGAAGCGAGGGCTCAGGGCTGATGCCGCCCGAATGGAATCCCGCTTGGCTTGCCGCCGGAGTGGTGCAGGTGATCGTCTCCGCCCTGCTCACCTACATGGTCCGGAACTACCTTGTCCGCCTGCAGATCATGGACAAGCCTTCCGAGCGGGGGATGCACAAGGTGCCGACTCCGCGCGGCGGAGGATTGGCCATCGTCGCCATCGTTTTGATCAGCCTCGTCTTGCTCAGGCTGCTTGGCTATCTGGACAATCGGACCTTCTTCGCCTTCTTCATCGGAGGCGGAGCGATTGCCGCAGTGAGCTTCCGAGACGACCAGGTCAGTCTGCCTGCCAAGGTTCGCTACCTGGTTCAGGCGGGCGGCTGCGCCCTCGCCCTGGCGCTTTTGGGCGGGTTGGATACGCTCGACCTTGGCTTTACAAAGCTAACTATGGGTCCGGTCGGAAACGTCGTGGCGGTGATCGCGATGACTTGGACGGTCAACCTCTACAACTTCATGGACGGGATCGACGGCCTCACCGGAAGTGAGGCGGTAACCGTTGGGCTCTTCTCGGCGGTGGTGCTCTTGGCGCACCACCAGACCGGTCTCGGCCTCCTCGGCGGGAGCATCGCGATGGGGGCGCTTGGGTTCCTCTTCTTTAACTGGCCGCCGGCCAAGATCTTCATGGGGGACGTGGGAAGCACCTTTCTCGGATTTACCTTCGCCACCTTGGCCGTCGCGGGGATGAAGGCGGGGGTCGGGTTTTGGTTCTGGCCGCTCGTGTTGGGGGTGTTCTTCGTGGACACGACGGTCACGCTCATCTGCCGCATTCTCAACAAGGAGAAGTTCACGGAGCCGCACCGCACCCACGCGTTCCAGGTCGGCACTAAGCGAATGGGCGGGAAGCATGTAAGGATGACGCTGCTGGTCGTAGCGGTCAACCTTTTGGTGCTGTTCCCGATCGCGCAAGACGCCATCTCGCATCCGGACCGGGCGGCTTACGAGGGGGGTGGCATTCTCTTGCTTCTCGCGGTCGCAGTGCTTTGGACACGGGGCGGAATGCGTGGAGTGAACCGGTAGGCCGTCGAACCCAGGGCAGAGCCATGGGGCCTGAATTTTGAAAATGCCTAGGTAATATCCCGACCTATGGCCCGCGGCGCTTCCGCAGTTTTCTTCGTTGCTCGCACCGGCTCGAGCCGGCTCCCGCGAAAGGTGCTTCTCCCGATCGAGGGACGCGCACTCATCCTTCACCACTTCGACCGAATGAAGCTTGCCCAGCTTCCCGAGCGGCTCGTGCTCTGCACGACCGACTCGCCCGCCGACGACGAGCTGGCGGCGGTAGCTGAGGAGTATGGGATCGACGTGTTCCGGGGACCGGAAATGGACGTTCCGCAGCGATTGCTCCAGGCGTGCGACAAGTTCGGTGTCGAGACCTTCATCCTCTGCGAGACTGACGAGCATTACACCGACCCGGCGCATATCGACGCGCTCCTCGAGTATGTCGAGAAGAACGGCGGCGACTGGGTGCACATCGAAGGGAACCCGATCGGCGCCTGGGCGCGGGCGATCAGCCGAAACGCGATGGCGACCCTATGCGCCGAGCGCACGACGGAAGGGCTCGACGGCTGGGGTTACTTCTTTGAGAAGCAGCCGGAGCGGTTCCAACTCGGCAACTTCTCGGTGCTCGATCCGGAGACCCAGAAGTTCAGCGAAGACGTCCGGCTCACCATCGACTACCCTGAAGATTTCGAGCTGGCGGAGGCGCTCTATGCGCGCCTTTACAAGGATGGACAGCCGCTCCGGCTTAACGCGGTGATCGATGCGCTCAAGGCCGAGCCGGCGCTGATAAACATCAACCTTCATCGCCAGGACCAATACTGGGAAAGACTTCAGGCCCAAAGCCAGGGTCTCGCAGACGGTTCGACTCCTATTCGGTCAGAATAAACGCCATGGCAACCCCTACCGACGTGCTAACCGGTACCGCCCTTTGGTCGAAGGCTAAGCGGCTTATCCCCGGCGGAAACGGCATTCTCTCCAAGCGATCCGAGCGATACCTCCCCGACTACTGGCCCGCTTACTACTCGCGAGCCAAGGGGTGCGAAGTTTGGGATCTGGAAGGGAAGCACTACTGGGACTTCGCCCAGATGGGCGTCGGCGCCTGTACGCTCGGCTATGCCGACGATGACGTCGACGCGGCGGTCATCGAGGCGGTTCGCCGCTCGGTGATGTGCACGCTGAACGCGCCGGAAGAGGTCGAGCTCGCGGAGAAGCTGCTCGAGCTCCATCCGTGGGCCGAGATGGCCCGGTTTGCCAAGACCGGAGGCGAGGCGTGCGCCATCGCCGTCCGCATCGGTCGAGCCGCCAGCGGACGAGACCTTATCGCTTTCTGTGGCTACCACGGCTGGACCGACTGGTACCTTGCCGCCAACCTTC
This window encodes:
- a CDS encoding cytidylyltransferase domain-containing protein — translated: MARGASAVFFVARTGSSRLPRKVLLPIEGRALILHHFDRMKLAQLPERLVLCTTDSPADDELAAVAEEYGIDVFRGPEMDVPQRLLQACDKFGVETFILCETDEHYTDPAHIDALLEYVEKNGGDWVHIEGNPIGAWARAISRNAMATLCAERTTEGLDGWGYFFEKQPERFQLGNFSVLDPETQKFSEDVRLTIDYPEDFELAEALYARLYKDGQPLRLNAVIDALKAEPALININLHRQDQYWERLQAQSQGLADGSTPIRSE
- a CDS encoding MBOAT family O-acyltransferase — translated: MLFNSIVFAVFAVVFFSVWWLVKWRPTARYLTIIGFSFFFYAYDTPWWLLLLMGTAILDYFAGLGILSRPHLKRLWVTLSLSGNLGLLLFFKYQFFIGKNLSHVLQLSGLNLDIPVRQLALPIGISFYTFQSMSYTIGAYRGILTPTRNILHFFAYVSLWPQLVAGPIEKAAHLLPQVANPKPLEDSDVWEAMLLIVRGFFKKMVIADNLAPAVNAAFGATSFVSSAPHWWLISIMFALQIYGDFSGYTDIARGFAKLMGLEFALNFNHPYGARSVQDFWRKWHISLSTWFRDYLYIPLGGNRGSTWQGVRNMWITMLVSGIWHGAAWTFLIWGALHATYLTVERFTDWPKKLATKPGGKHLAAVLVFGLVTIAWVFFRSNSTHQAFSIVATMLNPLRMSLAPLKAVDPSTYFFLLLAIAMVLNSYFGWLRNLYANNSTVRNLRPVFVALLIMVCIFWRGPGGAFIYFQF
- a CDS encoding glycosyltransferase family 4 protein, encoding MSRRIWVVSELYYPERTSTGRVLTATAEALARTEEVHVLCAQPTYDAKGVRALKRETHNGAKIVRCSSTTFPRTVLPLRAINALSLTLSTFFHALFGVKRGDVVLVVTNPPTLPFIVQLACRLKGAPCVLLVHDVYPESLARAGLTSEEGFAYRLIDKMSAKLISRMRRVIVLGRDVPPLLEARLKRYGKNVPPMDLVPNYGDVDEVQPMPRVGNRILAELGVADRFVIQYAGNMGRTHGLQNVLTVLERLREDPRAFFLFVGSGAFKKRLEDEVREHKWSNVAVSSYRPIEELSESLAACDVALITFAANMEGVSVPSRMYNVMASARTIIGVCGEESELGLVIREHRIGWIAKPDDPESLIQTIAEAMATSAEEREAMGRRAREAVERLYTPEHTFSKTAESLRAAV
- a CDS encoding HEAT repeat domain-containing protein, which gives rise to MIRCSVALTGIAGFWALMLAHGTPPHRAPKHQDAVPGTLSMYVSVPDSHYDPIWEPLDSNATIASFFERIANVQKVSKVFWRGAQGENYVNLGIHRKENPSRFEFYSVWERYLYDTVGVNRIAVQEAHRRGVQLYMMASLFDFGASPEAEYWDTLPYGVEDATLASHPEWKPIDRFGERRQPGPYELSIPAARAYLVKRFTDQAVNGGYDGLFFYTYMENYATRFPDEFGYSDEAVAEFKQRYGVDPRKETFDVQKWRDLKGEYVSQFFRELSKAFHAKGKKLTVALSAANPNLPQEWPLSGGRVAVGATMDWQRWLQEGSIDELCVMGGTADAGKALVRKALPFRKSESISVTLLTDRPFSPDMQALVAEGAHLTGWGAPGQQMLRHNLKAVPAAGVRAGDWKDRSEALARIVRHEIKPEPSEVEKDIDDENPIVRRQALRARARLGPASANVFAGRLSDSEPSVRVAAIEALGMSGDAAAAPLILDRLRGDTNWIEKEVAVKAFVALRGVAQDQVLAALKDPSANVRQVAVRAIMGWKDKENTFFDQLRPLAQSDPDEVTRYYALQAILPIPDPASWDITIAGLDDPSSTVRSQATKNVASFASRLSGDRRKKAFAILKEQFGRYGQGSTLPDADWAWRNLGKALVRFGPEGSAALEAFRTQKNDPVLAFRAYLALYVPFSTGKFSDSSLEEDKRVHDTYSPGIR
- a CDS encoding NAD-dependent epimerase/dehydratase family protein gives rise to the protein MRILLTGATGFVGRACVERLAGHDLVAAVRGGSESKPLAASLRAVEVGDIGPTTDWAEALVGVDAVLHVAGRAHVLREPDADAISRFRAVNTEGTRVLAEAAARAGVRRFVFVSSIGVHGRGQAADYKGPGYSPADEPAPRDDYAVSKLEAERILLPMKEIGPVVVRPPLVYGPNVPGNLRTLLGLIRRGLPLPFQGVRNRRSMIGVRNLADLLAITLEHPSAAGEIFNVADADEVSTPEIVRALATGLGRPARLFPLPSGLVGGLARLARKEKMYEQLFGSFVVDGSRARDLLAWTPPQSIQDGLVECGRSYAEARAQG
- a CDS encoding MraY family glycosyltransferase; the encoded protein is MPPEWNPAWLAAGVVQVIVSALLTYMVRNYLVRLQIMDKPSERGMHKVPTPRGGGLAIVAIVLISLVLLRLLGYLDNRTFFAFFIGGGAIAAVSFRDDQVSLPAKVRYLVQAGGCALALALLGGLDTLDLGFTKLTMGPVGNVVAVIAMTWTVNLYNFMDGIDGLTGSEAVTVGLFSAVVLLAHHQTGLGLLGGSIAMGALGFLFFNWPPAKIFMGDVGSTFLGFTFATLAVAGMKAGVGFWFWPLVLGVFFVDTTVTLICRILNKEKFTEPHRTHAFQVGTKRMGGKHVRMTLLVVAVNLLVLFPIAQDAISHPDRAAYEGGGILLLLAVAVLWTRGGMRGVNR